The following are from one region of the bacterium genome:
- a CDS encoding NUDIX domain-containing protein, with the protein MREKPGPDFAPAVPIPAATVILVRDAIEGVEVFLMERSGFGVFGGLHVFPGGKIDPTDGDALWSGLAEGVDPSTANATLGVDAGGLDYWVACIRECFEEAGVLLATREDGTLLPLTDPVRRARFATWRERLNGGEKGAFEAMCQAEGLRLAADRLAYVSHWITPIEQPKRFNTRFFVARAPAEQEALHDGFETVESHWIRPEVALDRWQQGELNLISPTFTNLEALTGFDSTQAVLEAKRAVDPATIPVILPKVTPREGGDFDEEIAVVGRGGRAFDDAD; encoded by the coding sequence ATGCGTGAGAAGCCCGGTCCCGACTTCGCCCCTGCGGTGCCGATTCCGGCGGCGACGGTCATCCTCGTCCGGGATGCGATCGAAGGCGTCGAGGTCTTCCTGATGGAGCGCAGCGGCTTCGGCGTCTTCGGCGGGCTCCACGTCTTCCCGGGTGGGAAGATCGATCCGACCGATGGCGACGCGCTCTGGTCCGGCCTGGCCGAGGGCGTGGACCCGTCCACCGCGAACGCGACGCTCGGTGTAGATGCAGGTGGGCTCGACTACTGGGTGGCCTGTATCCGCGAGTGCTTCGAAGAGGCGGGGGTCCTGCTCGCGACGCGGGAGGACGGGACGCTGCTCCCGCTGACCGATCCCGTTCGCCGCGCGCGGTTCGCCACGTGGCGCGAGCGCTTGAACGGCGGCGAGAAGGGGGCCTTCGAGGCGATGTGCCAGGCCGAGGGGCTGCGCCTGGCGGCGGATCGGCTCGCGTACGTGTCCCACTGGATCACGCCGATCGAGCAGCCGAAGCGCTTCAACACGCGCTTCTTCGTGGCGCGGGCGCCCGCAGAGCAGGAAGCGCTGCACGACGGGTTCGAGACGGTCGAGAGCCATTGGATCCGTCCCGAGGTCGCGCTCGATCGCTGGCAGCAAGGCGAGCTCAACCTGATCTCGCCGACCTTCACGAATCTGGAGGCGCTCACGGGATTCGACTCGACCCAGGCGGTCCTCGAGGCGAAGCGCGCCGTCGATCCCGCGACGATCCCGGTCATCCTCCCGAAGGTGACACCGCGCGAGGGCGGGGACTTCGACGAGGAGATCGCGGTCGTCGGGCGGGGCGGGCGCGCCTTCGACGACGCCGACTGA
- a CDS encoding SDR family oxidoreductase: MPVPRGPRLEGKIAIITGGARGTGEQTARLFADEGAKVVIGDVLEEEGRATAADIGEAAHFVRLDVTDPESWKSCVDETTSTFGLPNVLVNNAGLLHMEAFVDIDPARYEALWRVNLFGPFLGSQAVAKSMQRAGGGSIVNVASVDGLSAKNGLGAYVPTKWGLRGLTRVSALELGQMGIRVNAVCPEAGGPGMRKDIMPDGIDIDPMDTIAFTHGTIPHNRERPGIEIIRDIARMIVFLASDESLSCTGADYPVDAGWTAGHRLKFNPGYKAEPLDD, from the coding sequence ATGCCCGTACCCCGAGGGCCCCGTCTCGAAGGCAAGATCGCGATCATCACCGGCGGCGCTCGCGGTACGGGCGAGCAGACCGCTCGTCTCTTCGCGGACGAAGGGGCCAAGGTCGTGATCGGGGACGTGCTCGAGGAGGAGGGCCGCGCGACCGCGGCGGACATCGGCGAGGCCGCCCATTTCGTGCGCCTCGACGTGACGGACCCGGAGAGCTGGAAGTCCTGCGTCGACGAGACCACCTCGACCTTCGGCCTGCCGAACGTCCTCGTGAACAATGCGGGCCTCCTCCACATGGAAGCCTTCGTGGACATCGATCCCGCGCGCTACGAGGCGCTCTGGCGCGTGAACCTCTTCGGCCCCTTCCTGGGCTCGCAGGCGGTCGCGAAGTCGATGCAACGGGCCGGCGGCGGCTCGATCGTGAACGTCGCCTCGGTCGACGGCCTGTCCGCGAAGAACGGCCTCGGCGCGTACGTCCCGACCAAGTGGGGCCTGCGCGGACTCACCCGGGTCTCGGCGCTCGAGCTCGGCCAGATGGGTATCCGGGTGAACGCGGTCTGTCCCGAAGCGGGCGGGCCCGGGATGCGCAAGGACATCATGCCGGACGGGATCGACATCGACCCGATGGACACGATCGCCTTCACGCACGGCACGATCCCGCACAACCGGGAGCGCCCGGGGATCGAGATCATCCGGGACATCGCCCGCATGATCGTCTTCCTCGCCTCCGACGAGAGCCTCTCGTGCACGGGGGCGGACTACCCGGTCGACGCCGGCTGGACCGCGGGCCACCGGCTGAAGTTCAACCCGGGCTACAAGGCCGAGCCGCTCGACGACTGA
- a CDS encoding 3-keto-5-aminohexanoate cleavage protein: MTQSVSETPVILEAAINGMTSKEKNPNAPRSHEEIERDALRCFEMGATIVHAHNSDIALDGREAADDYLVPWRRILDACPEALWYPTLTSSATMAGRLEHIELIAQEIPVRMCAFDPGSTNIGQPGPDGLPVGGVYPVSYDDCRTAFAFCERLKMGPALGIYEPNSLRTTLAYHKAGRLPAGAMVKFYFGGEYGLMATEPGVSFGLMPTEYGLLAYLDMLEGTDLPWSVSVWGGDLMETPIARLALERGGHLHIGVEEFYSPDRSPSNEELMAEAVELCAKVGRPVATLAQAADMLALP; encoded by the coding sequence CCGAGACGCCCGTGATCCTGGAGGCCGCCATCAACGGCATGACCTCCAAGGAGAAGAATCCCAACGCGCCGCGCAGCCACGAAGAGATCGAGCGCGACGCTCTGCGCTGCTTCGAGATGGGCGCGACCATCGTCCACGCCCACAACAGCGACATCGCCCTCGACGGCCGCGAAGCCGCCGACGACTACCTCGTGCCGTGGCGACGCATCCTCGACGCCTGCCCCGAGGCGCTCTGGTACCCGACGCTCACGTCCTCCGCGACGATGGCCGGTCGGCTCGAGCACATCGAGCTGATCGCGCAGGAGATCCCGGTTCGCATGTGCGCCTTCGACCCGGGCTCGACCAACATCGGCCAACCCGGTCCCGACGGTCTCCCGGTCGGAGGCGTCTACCCCGTCTCCTACGACGACTGCCGAACGGCCTTCGCGTTCTGCGAACGGCTGAAGATGGGTCCTGCGCTCGGGATCTACGAGCCGAACTCGCTCCGCACGACCCTCGCCTATCACAAGGCGGGTCGGCTTCCGGCGGGCGCGATGGTCAAGTTCTATTTCGGCGGCGAGTACGGACTGATGGCGACCGAGCCCGGCGTGAGCTTCGGCCTGATGCCGACCGAGTACGGGCTGCTCGCCTACCTCGACATGCTGGAAGGCACCGACCTTCCCTGGTCCGTCTCGGTCTGGGGCGGCGACCTGATGGAGACGCCGATCGCTCGGCTCGCCCTCGAGCGCGGGGGCCATCTCCACATCGGCGTCGAAGAGTTCTACTCGCCCGATCGCAGCCCGTCGAACGAAGAGCTGATGGCGGAAGCGGTCGAGCTCTGCGCGAAGGTCGGTCGTCCCGTCGCGACGCTCGCCCAGGCGGCGGACATGCTCGCCCTGCCGTAG
- a CDS encoding gamma-glutamylcyclotransferase, with product MQDAEEPHWVAVYGSLMRGLGAVEHLGITERLRFVGPCVLEGELFDLGDWPGMRPGNGRVVAEIHALLDPDVLPLLDAFEDFDPAAPRGSLYLRERVPLVEPVGATAWTYVYNRIPDASARIPSGDWRRWRTEHQ from the coding sequence ATGCAGGACGCGGAAGAACCGCACTGGGTCGCCGTCTACGGGTCGCTCATGCGCGGCCTCGGCGCCGTCGAGCACCTCGGGATCACGGAGCGCCTCCGCTTCGTCGGTCCCTGCGTCCTCGAAGGAGAGCTCTTCGACCTCGGCGACTGGCCGGGCATGCGCCCCGGGAACGGCCGCGTCGTCGCCGAGATCCACGCGCTCCTCGACCCGGACGTCCTTCCCCTTCTCGACGCGTTCGAGGATTTCGATCCGGCGGCCCCCCGCGGCTCGCTCTACCTGCGTGAGCGCGTCCCGCTGGTCGAGCCCGTGGGCGCGACCGCCTGGACCTACGTCTACAACCGGATCCCCGATGCGAGTGCGCGCATTCCGAGCGGGGATTGGCGCCGCTGGCGCACCGAGCACCAATGA
- a CDS encoding VOC family protein, producing MSGIESISAVTVLVGDMGRSVRFYEALGFERLYGGASADFTSYRVGDGYLNLAAREALGDVPSWGRTILYVDDVDRMHDRVVEAGYAPEFAPRDAPWGERYFHVRDPDGHELSFARPLGQP from the coding sequence ATGTCGGGGATCGAATCGATCAGTGCGGTGACGGTCCTCGTCGGCGACATGGGGCGATCGGTCCGCTTCTACGAGGCGCTCGGCTTCGAACGGCTCTACGGCGGCGCGTCCGCCGACTTCACGAGCTACCGGGTCGGCGACGGCTATCTGAATCTCGCGGCGCGCGAGGCGCTCGGCGACGTCCCGTCGTGGGGGCGCACGATCCTCTACGTCGACGACGTCGACCGGATGCATGACCGGGTGGTCGAGGCGGGGTACGCGCCGGAGTTCGCGCCGCGGGATGCGCCCTGGGGTGAGCGCTACTTCCACGTGCGCGACCCGGATGGCCACGAGCTCAGCTTCGCGCGCCCCCTCGGCCAGCCGTAG
- a CDS encoding SDR family oxidoreductase, translating into MPPESSQQPSDVPKISDWNRLLDGRVAVVTGGGDGIGGAISRLFAQHGAKVEIAEIDPERGARAVAEIEAAGGAARTHDVDVREPADVERLKEAVLAEHATIDVLVNNVGDYRPLAPFRESGPETWDAMYQINFLHVVRVTHAFIDAMIEGGGGSIVNFHSVEGMRGYPGEPIYAAMKAAVAHFTTSLAVGQGRNGIRVNGIGTDLCQTPQVDYRTGWEEHEHLWPSWDPVGRLGWPEEQARAALFLASDLSSFVTGHNLPVDGGTLAGGGWFLSPQAGRFTNRPTGL; encoded by the coding sequence ATGCCCCCTGAAAGCAGCCAGCAGCCCAGCGACGTCCCGAAGATCTCCGACTGGAACCGCCTCCTCGACGGCCGGGTCGCCGTCGTGACCGGAGGCGGCGACGGGATCGGCGGCGCGATCTCGAGGCTCTTCGCCCAGCACGGGGCCAAGGTCGAGATCGCGGAGATCGACCCCGAACGCGGCGCCCGTGCGGTCGCCGAGATCGAGGCGGCCGGCGGCGCGGCGAGGACCCACGACGTCGACGTTCGCGAGCCCGCGGACGTCGAGCGGTTGAAGGAGGCGGTGCTCGCCGAGCACGCGACGATCGACGTCCTCGTGAACAACGTCGGTGACTACCGCCCGCTCGCTCCGTTCCGGGAGTCGGGGCCGGAGACCTGGGACGCGATGTACCAGATCAACTTCCTGCACGTCGTGCGCGTCACCCACGCCTTCATAGACGCCATGATCGAAGGGGGCGGCGGATCGATCGTGAACTTCCACAGCGTCGAGGGCATGCGCGGCTATCCGGGCGAACCGATCTACGCGGCGATGAAGGCCGCGGTCGCGCACTTCACGACCAGTCTCGCAGTCGGCCAGGGGCGCAACGGCATCCGCGTGAACGGGATCGGCACCGACCTCTGCCAGACGCCACAGGTCGACTACCGGACCGGGTGGGAGGAGCACGAACACCTCTGGCCCTCCTGGGATCCGGTCGGCCGTCTCGGCTGGCCGGAAGAGCAGGCGCGCGCCGCCCTCTTCCTCGCCTCGGACCTTTCGAGCTTCGTGACCGGGCACAACCTGCCGGTGGACGGCGGCACCCTCGCCGGTGGCGGTTGGTTCCTTTCGCCTCAGGCCGGACGCTTCACGAACCGGCCCACCGGGCTCTAG
- a CDS encoding DJ-1/PfpI family protein → MKIQLLTYPDMTLLDMVGPLQVWSLWPEVEVELVWKSTDPIPTDCGLPVVPTRSFADASETTDILFTGGGLEGTTRAMADPEVIEFMQSRGEHAGWVTSVCTGALILGAAGLLQGYRATTHWMALDALSNFGAEPVKERWVIDRNRATGGGVTAGIDFGLALMAEIAGEDVAKAVQLGLEYAPQPPFDCGTPDKATPEMVAAVGQLFRGS, encoded by the coding sequence ATGAAGATCCAGCTCCTCACCTATCCCGACATGACGCTCCTCGACATGGTCGGGCCCCTTCAGGTCTGGTCGCTCTGGCCCGAGGTCGAGGTCGAGCTCGTCTGGAAGTCGACGGATCCGATCCCGACGGACTGCGGTCTCCCGGTCGTCCCGACCCGGTCCTTCGCCGACGCCTCCGAGACGACAGACATCCTCTTCACGGGCGGTGGGCTCGAAGGCACGACGCGAGCGATGGCGGATCCCGAGGTGATCGAGTTCATGCAGTCGCGCGGCGAGCACGCCGGCTGGGTCACGAGTGTCTGCACCGGGGCGCTGATCCTCGGCGCGGCGGGTCTCCTCCAGGGCTACCGGGCGACGACCCACTGGATGGCCCTCGACGCACTCTCGAATTTCGGTGCCGAGCCGGTCAAGGAGCGCTGGGTGATCGATCGCAACCGCGCGACCGGGGGCGGCGTGACCGCGGGGATCGACTTCGGCCTCGCGCTGATGGCGGAGATCGCCGGAGAGGACGTCGCGAAGGCGGTCCAGCTCGGCCTCGAGTACGCCCCGCAGCCGCCCTTCGATTGCGGGACGCCGGACAAGGCGACGCCGGAGATGGTCGCGGCGGTCGGTCAGCTCTTTCGCGGGAGCTGA
- a CDS encoding phytanoyl-CoA dioxygenase family protein, protein MDPTTLEKHLGTIEDQGYCIVENAIEPGLLQRIRDAVARLEDELDVGPRNNPAEGFSTKRMYNLLDKDRVFWELPVHENALPFAEQLLDRECLLSGTTSMNIGPGERLQGLHSDDSLVTVPRPRIPFMVTTIWAITDFTDANGATRVVPGSHRFDHEPDYTKEYEHIPAEMPAGSILVVNGGTWHCGGANTSEDDWRLGLNIQYCQGWMRQQQNQYYALKPEDVREMPARLQQLCGFTLYRGIMGHVNGDSPGGFLGAEHVAETAYSGVRANTD, encoded by the coding sequence ATGGACCCCACGACCCTCGAGAAGCACCTCGGAACGATCGAAGACCAGGGCTACTGCATCGTCGAGAACGCGATCGAGCCCGGCCTCCTCCAGCGGATCCGCGACGCCGTCGCACGCCTCGAGGACGAGCTCGACGTCGGGCCCCGCAACAACCCGGCGGAGGGCTTCTCGACGAAGCGGATGTACAACCTGCTCGACAAGGACCGCGTCTTCTGGGAGCTCCCGGTTCACGAGAACGCCCTGCCCTTCGCCGAGCAGCTGCTCGACCGCGAGTGCCTGCTCTCGGGAACCACGTCGATGAACATCGGCCCCGGCGAGCGTCTCCAGGGCCTGCACAGCGACGACAGCCTCGTGACCGTCCCGCGCCCGCGCATCCCCTTCATGGTCACGACGATCTGGGCGATCACCGACTTCACCGACGCCAACGGCGCCACCCGCGTCGTCCCCGGCTCCCACCGCTTCGACCACGAGCCCGACTACACGAAGGAGTACGAGCACATCCCGGCGGAGATGCCCGCCGGCTCGATTCTCGTCGTGAACGGAGGCACGTGGCATTGCGGCGGCGCGAACACGAGCGAAGACGACTGGCGCCTGGGCCTCAACATCCAGTACTGCCAGGGCTGGATGCGCCAGCAGCAGAACCAGTACTACGCGCTCAAGCCCGAGGACGTGCGCGAGATGCCCGCGCGACTCCAGCAGCTCTGCGGCTTCACGCTGTACCGCGGGATCATGGGCCACGTGAACGGAGACTCGCCGGGTGGGTTCCTGGGCGCCGAGCACGTGGCGGAAACCGCCTACTCGGGCGTGCGCGCGAACACCGACTGA
- a CDS encoding START domain-containing protein, with product MHSGSKRFLATWTVAAIVLGATGSHAADWTLGRQEDGITVHTRPVEGSGIDEFRGVAEVDAPAEAIVALLRDSNRFKDWFPNTPESRLLDRNGAVSHQYSVMATPWPVSDRDNVLRSVLSRDTETGVVEITVTADPDHYPEQPDRVRVRRANGLWRFEPLSESRTRVTFQMHLEPGGGIPQWMINARVVATPFEALGNLREMVAR from the coding sequence ATGCACTCTGGATCGAAGCGTTTCCTGGCGACGTGGACCGTCGCCGCAATCGTGTTGGGTGCGACCGGCAGCCACGCCGCCGACTGGACCCTCGGTCGTCAGGAGGACGGGATCACCGTCCACACGCGCCCCGTCGAGGGTTCCGGAATCGACGAGTTTCGCGGCGTGGCCGAAGTCGACGCTCCGGCCGAGGCCATCGTCGCCCTGCTCCGGGATTCGAATCGCTTCAAGGACTGGTTTCCGAACACCCCCGAATCGCGGCTGCTCGATCGCAACGGTGCCGTGTCCCACCAATACTCGGTCATGGCGACGCCCTGGCCGGTCTCCGATCGTGACAATGTGCTCCGGAGCGTGCTCTCCCGCGACACCGAGACCGGCGTCGTGGAGATCACCGTGACCGCCGATCCGGACCACTACCCCGAACAGCCGGATCGCGTGCGCGTGCGACGGGCGAATGGCCTGTGGCGCTTCGAGCCCCTGAGCGAGTCCCGCACCCGCGTCACGTTCCAGATGCATCTCGAGCCCGGCGGCGGCATCCCCCAGTGGATGATCAACGCCCGGGTCGTCGCGACGCCCTTCGAGGCGCTCGGGAACCTGCGCGAGATGGTCGCGCGATAG
- a CDS encoding phage holin family protein, with translation MNGILVRLAITAVGLWIATSLVDGIRADDTFTLVLAAMVLGLVNAVVRPVAILLTIPLTVLTLGLFLWPINAGMLWLVGRLLDGFDVASFGAALVGAALVSVTGWIGNAYIGDGGRYEVVMIRRRETDRRELP, from the coding sequence ATGAACGGAATCCTCGTCCGGCTCGCGATCACCGCCGTGGGCCTCTGGATCGCGACCTCACTCGTCGACGGGATCCGCGCCGACGACACGTTCACCCTCGTCCTCGCCGCGATGGTGCTCGGCCTGGTGAACGCCGTCGTCCGTCCCGTCGCGATCCTGCTCACGATCCCGCTCACCGTGCTCACCCTCGGCCTCTTCCTCTGGCCGATCAACGCGGGGATGCTCTGGCTCGTCGGCCGACTGCTCGACGGCTTCGACGTCGCGAGCTTCGGCGCGGCGCTCGTCGGCGCCGCCCTGGTGAGCGTGACCGGATGGATCGGCAACGCCTACATCGGCGACGGCGGCCGCTACGAGGTCGTGATGATCCGACGGCGCGAGACCGATCGGCGCGAGCTCCCCTGA
- a CDS encoding peroxiredoxin, translating to MESGDVIDDFSATDQSGREVRLSELLVDGPLVLFFYPKAMTPGUTIESCHFRDLASEFSELGAQRAGISADPVDRQKAFDDKNDLGFPLLSDPDRAVAKLFGVKRFGPLPSKRSTFVIDTDRTLLGVVNSEIDMTGHADRALTILRDR from the coding sequence ATGGAATCCGGTGACGTGATCGATGATTTCAGCGCGACCGACCAGTCGGGTCGCGAAGTACGGCTCTCGGAGCTGCTCGTGGACGGGCCGCTCGTCCTCTTCTTCTATCCGAAGGCCATGACGCCGGGTTGAACGATCGAGAGCTGCCATTTCCGCGACCTGGCGAGCGAGTTCAGCGAGCTCGGCGCCCAGCGCGCGGGAATCAGCGCCGATCCGGTGGATCGGCAGAAGGCCTTCGACGACAAGAACGACCTCGGCTTCCCCCTCCTCTCGGATCCGGATCGAGCGGTAGCGAAGCTCTTCGGCGTGAAACGCTTCGGCCCCCTCCCGAGCAAGCGATCGACCTTCGTGATCGACACCGACCGGACCCTGCTCGGCGTGGTCAACAGCGAGATCGACATGACCGGCCACGCCGACCGCGCCCTGACGATCCTCCGCGATCGCTAG